One stretch of Desulfovibrio sp. UCD-KL4C DNA includes these proteins:
- a CDS encoding glycosyltransferase translates to MPTIIPNKIHFIWVGNPLPFEQARNFVKWAIENPRYEGVWLWTNKYNIEVNLNILKKILNIDQRVEEVVISSNIEGIDLQISIKPDLGARIFIRSIESLPPLEGSEKYLSKALGEWKNYGMASDILRIWVLYQEGGIYMDFDTYSTGGSLSTGIRAPRDILFGQWDYKERGVDGKLVNAVIAASQSSDELKLLAGFMKRRLDEVIPDSKAQTDLATIDELRVQIRTKKDELSLLQRKLRDSLEPLTLSTTGPDSLAEWFYEQKKMWPQGDETIPYSFQRQSGYNLRIESENTWLR, encoded by the coding sequence ATGCCAACAATAATTCCCAATAAAATTCATTTTATATGGGTTGGAAATCCACTCCCATTTGAACAAGCACGTAATTTTGTTAAATGGGCAATAGAAAACCCCCGCTACGAGGGCGTTTGGCTTTGGACAAACAAATATAATATAGAAGTAAATTTAAATATATTAAAAAAAATATTAAATATAGATCAAAGAGTGGAGGAAGTTGTCATATCAAGTAATATAGAAGGGATAGACCTGCAAATAAGTATAAAACCGGACCTTGGCGCTCGTATATTTATACGATCAATTGAGAGTTTGCCTCCTTTGGAAGGAAGCGAAAAGTATCTTTCTAAAGCACTTGGTGAGTGGAAAAACTATGGAATGGCGAGTGACATACTGCGCATATGGGTGCTGTACCAGGAAGGTGGGATCTATATGGATTTTGACACTTATTCTACTGGAGGGTCTCTTTCTACTGGTATAAGAGCTCCGAGAGATATCCTTTTTGGACAATGGGATTATAAAGAAAGAGGAGTAGATGGAAAGCTTGTAAATGCCGTAATTGCAGCATCACAATCTAGCGATGAGCTTAAATTACTAGCAGGATTTATGAAGAGAAGACTAGATGAAGTCATTCCAGATTCTAAAGCACAAACGGATCTTGCAACTATAGACGAACTTCGTGTTCAAATTAGAACTAAAAAAGATGAATTGAGCTTGTTGCAGCGGAAATTGCGAGATAGCTTGGAGCCCTTAACACTATCAACAACAGGACCAGACTCTTTGGCGGAATGGTTTTATGAGCAAAAAAAAATGTGGCCTCAAGGTGATGAAACTATTCCTTACTCGTTTCAAAGGCAATCCGGTTATAACTTGCGGATAGAATCTGAAAACACATGGCTTAGATAG
- a CDS encoding DUF4280 domain-containing protein — MSQLVVSGAMLQCSFGVAPCSLVVLPTNRVMCSTPAANIMDYIPMVNVPGFAMCTSLANPTVAAATAAALGVLTPMPCIPSLVAPWITGSPTVLLGKMPALNDSSTLMCMWAGSISIVSAGQFTTTVP, encoded by the coding sequence ATGTCACAACTGGTTGTGTCTGGGGCTATGCTTCAGTGTTCATTCGGAGTCGCTCCATGTTCCTTGGTGGTCCTGCCTACGAACAGAGTTATGTGTTCTACTCCGGCAGCAAATATCATGGATTATATCCCCATGGTGAATGTCCCGGGATTCGCTATGTGCACTTCGCTAGCCAACCCCACAGTGGCTGCCGCTACGGCTGCGGCTTTAGGTGTGTTGACACCGATGCCCTGTATTCCCAGTCTCGTTGCTCCGTGGATTACCGGTTCTCCAACGGTTCTGCTAGGTAAAATGCCTGCCTTGAATGACAGTTCAACCCTAATGTGCATGTGGGCTGGTAGTATCTCAATCGTTAGTGCCGGACAGTTCACTACAACAGTCCCATAG
- a CDS encoding type VI secretion system Vgr family protein, whose amino-acid sequence MTNITTLTTPLGTDKLILDSITGQESLSEPFAFSVSANSKDNALDFKSIVGKDVSVAIQLPDGKSDRYINGVVTRFTMGLSTVEATHYTLELRPWLWLMNMQADCAVFQNISVPDIVKKVCNDAGYTDISDKLTGSYDPREYTVQYNETAFAFVSRLMEEEGIFYFFTHTADAHTMVLADSADTFTDCEQSDSLTFHAKNVSNIPAKQITDVSLSQRTITGKYGTGDYNFETPDTDLTSTAAGTSSRMIYEYPAGYTVKSTGETIAGRRLDGLEANEKVLSSSSPASGLCAGGTFTVTKHDRRDINAKWAVTALSISASTEHCRYGVTAIPAETTYRPVSTFPKPRVPGPLTAEVTGKAGEEIWTDKYGRIKVQFFWDRLGKKDENTSCWVRVAQPWAGKAYGALFLPRIGHEVVVSFINGDPDKPLVTGAVYNANQTVPYALPDNATRTVIKTNSSKDAQGSNELRFEDKAGEEELFIHAQKDMNTTIENERTTTIKKANDTLTLEEGNRSLDIQKGTETHHVMGTRSVTVEDAETRTNKSDYTATVDGDYNLTVKGAMTIKVSGDITISSDGNVTIKAGQNMTVKGGQDLNTEAGMSATHKASTSITVQGLSFSVKGDASGEVDGGGSLTVKGGMVSIN is encoded by the coding sequence ATGACCAACATAACTACCCTAACCACCCCTCTAGGCACAGATAAACTAATCCTAGACTCCATAACCGGACAGGAATCACTGTCCGAGCCGTTTGCCTTTTCTGTGTCCGCAAACAGCAAAGATAACGCACTTGATTTCAAATCAATAGTAGGCAAGGACGTTTCAGTAGCTATTCAACTGCCGGACGGAAAATCAGACAGATATATCAACGGGGTGGTAACACGCTTTACCATGGGGCTTAGTACCGTGGAAGCAACGCATTACACGCTGGAACTGCGCCCGTGGCTGTGGCTTATGAATATGCAGGCGGACTGCGCAGTGTTCCAGAACATAAGCGTGCCAGATATAGTTAAAAAAGTGTGCAACGATGCAGGGTATACGGACATAAGCGATAAGCTCACTGGAAGTTATGACCCGCGCGAATATACGGTGCAATATAATGAAACAGCTTTTGCCTTTGTCTCCCGCTTAATGGAAGAGGAAGGCATTTTTTATTTTTTTACTCATACAGCCGATGCCCATACCATGGTTCTGGCAGACAGTGCTGATACTTTCACCGATTGTGAGCAATCGGATTCGCTGACATTTCATGCTAAAAACGTAAGCAATATTCCTGCTAAGCAAATTACTGATGTATCTCTTTCCCAGCGGACTATTACCGGAAAATACGGCACAGGTGACTATAATTTTGAAACCCCTGATACGGATCTGACTTCCACGGCGGCAGGAACAAGCAGCCGGATGATATATGAATATCCTGCGGGTTACACCGTCAAAAGCACGGGGGAAACCATTGCAGGTAGAAGACTCGATGGTCTGGAAGCAAACGAGAAGGTCCTTTCCTCTTCCTCTCCTGCATCCGGTCTCTGCGCTGGTGGAACTTTTACCGTAACAAAACATGATCGGCGTGATATCAATGCCAAATGGGCTGTTACTGCACTATCCATTTCAGCTTCCACTGAGCATTGCAGATACGGTGTCACCGCCATTCCCGCAGAAACTACGTACCGTCCTGTCAGTACTTTTCCTAAACCGAGAGTTCCGGGTCCGCTTACAGCTGAGGTCACAGGTAAAGCGGGGGAAGAAATCTGGACTGATAAGTACGGGCGCATCAAGGTTCAATTTTTTTGGGACAGGCTTGGTAAGAAGGATGAAAACACCTCTTGCTGGGTGCGGGTAGCACAGCCGTGGGCCGGTAAAGCGTATGGAGCACTCTTTTTGCCACGCATAGGACATGAGGTGGTTGTCAGTTTTATCAACGGTGATCCTGATAAGCCGCTTGTTACGGGCGCGGTATATAACGCAAACCAGACTGTGCCTTACGCTCTACCGGATAACGCTACCCGAACAGTTATCAAAACCAATTCCAGCAAGGACGCTCAAGGGTCTAATGAGTTGCGCTTTGAGGATAAGGCTGGTGAGGAAGAACTGTTCATTCATGCGCAAAAGGATATGAATACTACCATTGAAAACGAACGTACTACTACCATCAAAAAGGCTAATGATACCCTGACTTTGGAAGAGGGTAACCGTTCTTTGGACATCCAGAAAGGAACTGAGACCCACCATGTAATGGGTACACGCAGTGTTACGGTGGAAGATGCTGAAACCCGTACCAACAAGAGCGACTACACCGCTACCGTTGATGGTGATTACAACCTCACAGTCAAGGGAGCTATGACCATCAAAGTAAGTGGTGACATCACTATTTCGTCAGACGGCAATGTTACCATAAAAGCGGGCCAGAATATGACCGTGAAAGGTGGGCAGGATCTGAATACGGAAGCTGGTATGAGTGCAACACATAAGGCATCTACATCCATAACCGTACAGGGTTTAAGTTTTTCAGTTAAAGGAGACGCTTCGGGTGAGGTTGACGGAGGAGGTTCGCTGACCGTCAAAGGCGGTATGGTCAGTATAAATTAG
- a CDS encoding NAD(P)/FAD-dependent oxidoreductase produces the protein MTIKQHDVVILGSGPAGGVVAGMCHKAGLDVIIVEEDGWGGVCPLRGCEPKKVLVDATHAVSRIREMAGHGPEGSLSIDWQALMQFKRELIDPIPDAVERSLKKRNIKAVSGHANFIGDGTVDVSGYGILEGKHIVIAVGARARSLDVSGEEFLMTSRQFLELETLPKSIVFIGGGFITFEFASVAAAAGADVTIVHRSSRVLKGFDHDLSLSLIEAMQDLGVKVFTDRPVLGVEKNNSGIVVRTRNADGEEESFASDLGVIGIGRIPNIDRLNIDAAGISVSNRGVVVNDFMQSVSNSKVFAAGDCAESGTPLTTSAVLQAKAVARNIIEGLSVRSDLRGTASVVFTHPPLVSVGMLEEDARKQGIDFIVHSGNAAKWSEHKRIGLKHAGYKILEERSSGRIVGAHYLGQHAEEVANIFGMAIRHGLTREDLMNQPWAYPSFGYTLRYMFS, from the coding sequence ATGACGATTAAGCAGCATGATGTTGTTATTCTTGGTTCAGGACCTGCGGGTGGGGTCGTGGCTGGAATGTGTCATAAAGCAGGCCTTGACGTCATAATTGTTGAGGAAGACGGATGGGGTGGAGTGTGTCCGTTACGAGGGTGTGAACCTAAGAAAGTACTGGTTGATGCGACGCATGCCGTATCCAGAATTCGTGAAATGGCAGGGCATGGGCCAGAAGGTAGCCTTTCGATAGATTGGCAGGCTTTAATGCAGTTCAAACGGGAACTCATTGATCCTATTCCTGATGCTGTAGAGCGGTCTCTTAAGAAGCGAAATATCAAAGCTGTTTCCGGCCACGCTAATTTTATAGGTGACGGAACTGTTGACGTTTCCGGATATGGAATCTTGGAAGGAAAACATATTGTTATTGCCGTAGGGGCCAGAGCTAGGTCATTGGACGTTTCTGGTGAAGAGTTTTTGATGACGAGTCGGCAGTTTCTTGAACTGGAAACATTGCCTAAATCTATCGTGTTTATAGGTGGTGGATTTATTACATTTGAATTTGCCTCTGTTGCTGCAGCGGCTGGTGCTGATGTGACTATCGTGCATCGAAGTAGCAGAGTTTTAAAAGGATTTGATCACGATCTTAGTCTTTCATTGATAGAAGCTATGCAAGACCTTGGAGTCAAAGTTTTTACCGACCGACCGGTTCTCGGTGTGGAGAAGAATAATTCCGGGATAGTCGTTAGGACTCGGAATGCTGATGGTGAAGAGGAATCTTTTGCTTCCGATCTTGGTGTTATCGGCATAGGCAGAATACCCAATATTGATAGGCTTAATATTGATGCTGCAGGAATATCGGTTTCTAACCGAGGAGTAGTGGTTAACGATTTCATGCAAAGTGTTTCAAATTCAAAAGTCTTTGCGGCCGGTGATTGCGCTGAATCCGGAACTCCTTTGACTACTTCGGCGGTTCTGCAGGCTAAGGCTGTTGCCCGCAATATCATTGAAGGGCTTTCGGTACGGTCTGACTTGCGTGGCACAGCGAGTGTTGTTTTTACCCATCCTCCGCTTGTGAGTGTCGGAATGCTTGAAGAAGATGCGCGAAAACAGGGAATCGATTTTATTGTTCATTCTGGTAACGCAGCAAAATGGTCCGAGCATAAGCGTATTGGGTTGAAACATGCAGGGTATAAGATTCTTGAGGAGCGATCTTCAGGGCGTATTGTTGGTGCACACTATCTCGGACAGCATGCCGAGGAGGTTGCTAACATTTTCGGCATGGCCATCAGGCATGGTTTGACAAGGGAGGATTTGATGAATCAACCTTGGGCATATCCATCTTTCGGCTATACTTTGCGATATATGTTTTCATGA
- the tssG gene encoding type VI secretion system baseplate subunit TssG, with protein sequence MAADNRMSARPLNERLYTEPWRFDFWQAVRILRSLTKGEVCTDSPEDEAIRFTARVSQAFPASELYSAKIEEDKGALQVNFIGLAGAHGPLPAPVTDLIMERIRVGDTGLRDFLDLFNNRLISLYYNAIVKLHPGRGADPHPSESPFAQYAYAIAGMGTEGLRTSPVSEAPGGAGVPDASLLRHAALFATHPRSAVGLEMLVADHFEIPAKVIPFRGGWLTIEPEDRTRIGPFGQNQTLGDDAVLGNKAWDQSSGFTLVLGPLTADQYKNFLPCPAGNCRTLLLELVRFYVGEGMECSVELLLKDGEHIDMRLGFGGDGWLGWV encoded by the coding sequence ATGGCCGCCGATAACCGGATGTCAGCCCGTCCTTTAAACGAACGACTCTACACAGAACCGTGGCGTTTTGATTTCTGGCAGGCAGTGCGCATTTTACGCAGCCTGACAAAGGGAGAAGTGTGCACCGATAGTCCCGAGGATGAGGCTATCCGTTTCACAGCCAGAGTCTCGCAGGCTTTTCCGGCAAGTGAGCTGTATTCAGCAAAAATTGAAGAAGATAAAGGAGCGTTGCAGGTTAACTTTATAGGGCTTGCAGGTGCGCACGGCCCATTGCCTGCCCCAGTAACAGACTTAATAATGGAGCGCATCCGTGTCGGTGATACAGGATTGAGGGATTTTTTGGACCTGTTCAACAATCGTCTTATTTCCTTGTATTATAATGCGATTGTTAAGCTGCACCCAGGAAGAGGAGCTGATCCGCATCCTTCCGAAAGTCCTTTTGCCCAGTACGCTTACGCTATAGCGGGTATGGGGACAGAAGGACTCCGTACATCACCAGTTTCGGAAGCTCCGGGCGGGGCTGGAGTTCCGGATGCTTCACTCCTGCGGCATGCCGCTCTCTTTGCTACACATCCTCGTTCGGCTGTTGGACTAGAAATGTTAGTGGCAGATCATTTTGAGATTCCGGCAAAGGTCATCCCTTTCCGAGGGGGCTGGTTGACCATTGAGCCGGAAGACCGAACACGCATAGGTCCGTTCGGTCAGAATCAAACACTCGGTGATGATGCGGTGCTCGGCAATAAGGCATGGGATCAATCCTCAGGTTTTACCCTTGTGCTCGGACCGCTCACGGCAGATCAATATAAAAATTTCCTGCCCTGTCCGGCGGGCAACTGCCGAACTTTGTTACTCGAACTTGTAAGGTTTTACGTGGGGGAAGGTATGGAATGCAGTGTGGAATTGTTGCTTAAGGATGGTGAGCATATTGATATGCGGCTTGGGTTTGGTGGGGATGGGTGGTTGGGGTGGGTGTAA
- the speB gene encoding agmatinase, protein MATHFLEGEISNENPEEASFHIIPVPLESSVSYGAGTALGPEAIIEASTQLELWDGKSIPAEGGIHTAEPIGCSKDISKTLDAVEDAVSYAVECEAIPFIIGGEHTVTLGALRALQQKYGRFGIVQFDAHADLRDTYEGSLYSHACVMRRASVDLKLPIFQIGVRALCTEEIEYRKEKEIPHLDARKLYLRGIPKTLLPTDFPEKIYITFDVDGLDPSVIRATGTPVPGGLRWHDALTLLERAVSGRKVIGADVVELAPSEDDHASDFAAAQLTYQIMGLCSPEY, encoded by the coding sequence ATGGCTACGCATTTTCTTGAAGGGGAAATTTCAAACGAAAACCCCGAAGAAGCTTCTTTTCATATTATTCCTGTTCCACTTGAATCCTCTGTATCTTATGGAGCAGGTACTGCATTGGGCCCTGAAGCAATCATAGAAGCATCCACACAACTGGAGCTATGGGACGGCAAATCCATTCCTGCAGAAGGAGGCATTCATACTGCAGAACCTATTGGTTGTTCAAAAGATATCTCTAAAACACTTGATGCTGTAGAAGATGCAGTTTCCTACGCAGTAGAGTGTGAAGCCATCCCTTTCATCATTGGTGGGGAGCACACTGTCACACTTGGAGCATTACGTGCTTTACAGCAAAAATATGGACGCTTTGGAATAGTTCAGTTTGATGCACATGCAGATCTACGTGACACATATGAAGGATCTCTTTACAGCCACGCCTGCGTAATGCGCCGTGCAAGCGTGGATTTAAAACTTCCAATTTTCCAGATAGGCGTGCGCGCTCTATGCACGGAAGAAATTGAATATCGTAAAGAAAAAGAAATACCTCACCTTGATGCACGCAAACTTTATCTGAGAGGAATTCCTAAAACTCTTCTTCCAACTGACTTCCCTGAGAAGATCTACATCACTTTTGATGTGGACGGCCTTGATCCATCAGTAATACGCGCTACAGGTACCCCTGTTCCGGGAGGATTACGCTGGCACGACGCTCTGACGTTACTTGAACGGGCTGTGTCAGGAAGAAAAGTCATCGGAGCAGATGTGGTTGAACTAGCTCCAAGCGAAGACGATCACGCTTCCGACTTTGCGGCTGCACAACTGACCTATCAGATCATGGGCTTATGTTCACCGGAATATTAA
- a CDS encoding toxin-antitoxin system YwqK family antitoxin translates to MILNYAASCRELSMNEDNDYVQRDDQGNILFRVPLKDGKPHGIGKMFNSEGRMAQQMEYQHGVVEGEVRRFDEEGHLVQVANMQNGKLNGELRTFEHQRPHTLMNYVNNEPNGLMRAWHPNGQLAAETTLLHGKQEGESLVYGEQGELMQRLTYQKGVLHGSAEQLFPSGAVREKTHWVEGLKHGESSTFSESGELERQVQYEKGKVLSQKIADKSPAKKKSWHQAIFRGK, encoded by the coding sequence ATGATTTTAAATTATGCAGCTTCGTGCAGGGAGCTCAGTATGAATGAGGATAATGATTACGTACAGCGTGACGATCAGGGAAACATTCTCTTCAGGGTACCTTTGAAAGATGGCAAGCCGCACGGAATAGGGAAAATGTTCAATTCCGAGGGACGTATGGCGCAACAGATGGAGTATCAACATGGTGTAGTAGAGGGAGAAGTGCGACGGTTCGATGAGGAAGGGCATCTTGTGCAGGTGGCGAATATGCAAAACGGAAAGCTCAATGGTGAACTTCGAACTTTTGAACACCAGCGGCCTCATACTCTTATGAACTATGTAAACAACGAGCCAAACGGTCTTATGCGGGCATGGCATCCTAACGGACAATTGGCAGCGGAAACGACCCTTCTGCATGGAAAGCAAGAAGGAGAATCACTTGTTTACGGGGAGCAGGGGGAGCTTATGCAACGGCTGACCTATCAGAAAGGAGTGTTGCATGGATCAGCTGAACAACTTTTCCCTTCCGGTGCCGTCCGTGAAAAAACACACTGGGTAGAAGGGCTGAAGCATGGCGAATCTTCAACTTTTTCGGAATCCGGAGAATTGGAAAGGCAAGTGCAGTACGAGAAAGGAAAAGTGCTGTCACAAAAGATTGCTGACAAATCTCCGGCCAAGAAGAAATCCTGGCATCAGGCAATCTTCAGGGGCAAGTAG
- a CDS encoding saccharopine dehydrogenase family protein produces MSKVLIIGAGGVGSVAVHKCAQIPEVFTEIHLASRTKAKCDAIAESVKTRTGVTVATYKVDADNVPETVELLKKIKPDLLVNLALPYQDLTLMDACLEVGVNYMDTANYEPLDEAKFEYKWQWAYQERFKEAGLMALLGSGFDPGVTNIFAAHAMKHHFDEIHELDIIDCNAGDHGQAFATNFNPEINIREITQRGRYWERGEWVETDPLAWSMDYDFPDGIGEKKCYLMYHEELESLALNIKGLKRARFWMTFSEKYLTHLKVLENIGMTSIEPIEYNGQMIQPIKFLTAVLPEPGSLGPLTKGRTCIGNVMTGVKDGKEKKMYIYNICSHEAAYKEVGSQAISYTTGVPAMIGAMMMLTGKWTGKGVFNMEQLDPDPFMEALNKHGLPWVEVEL; encoded by the coding sequence ATGTCTAAAGTTCTAATCATAGGAGCCGGGGGCGTCGGCAGTGTAGCTGTTCACAAATGCGCTCAGATTCCGGAAGTTTTCACTGAAATTCACCTCGCCAGCCGCACCAAGGCGAAATGTGATGCCATTGCTGAATCCGTAAAAACACGTACCGGTGTAACTGTAGCAACATATAAAGTTGACGCTGATAACGTTCCGGAAACAGTAGAGCTTCTTAAAAAGATTAAACCTGATCTTTTGGTCAACCTTGCTCTGCCGTATCAGGACCTTACTCTCATGGACGCATGTCTTGAAGTAGGCGTCAATTACATGGATACTGCCAACTATGAGCCTCTCGATGAAGCTAAATTTGAATACAAATGGCAGTGGGCATATCAGGAACGCTTCAAAGAAGCAGGATTGATGGCACTTCTCGGTTCCGGATTCGACCCTGGTGTTACCAATATATTTGCAGCCCACGCCATGAAACACCATTTCGACGAAATTCATGAACTGGATATCATAGACTGCAACGCAGGTGATCATGGTCAAGCGTTTGCTACCAATTTCAACCCTGAGATCAATATCAGAGAAATAACTCAACGCGGACGCTACTGGGAACGCGGGGAATGGGTGGAAACAGATCCTCTGGCATGGTCCATGGACTATGACTTCCCTGACGGTATCGGTGAGAAAAAATGTTATCTCATGTACCACGAAGAACTGGAATCACTTGCCCTTAATATTAAAGGACTAAAGCGTGCCCGCTTCTGGATGACATTTTCCGAAAAATATCTCACCCACTTAAAAGTACTTGAGAACATCGGCATGACTTCCATTGAGCCTATCGAATATAACGGACAGATGATTCAGCCCATTAAGTTCCTGACAGCAGTACTGCCGGAACCGGGATCACTCGGTCCGCTTACCAAGGGACGCACCTGCATTGGCAATGTCATGACAGGCGTAAAAGACGGCAAAGAAAAGAAAATGTACATTTACAATATATGCAGCCATGAAGCAGCATATAAAGAAGTAGGCTCGCAGGCTATTTCCTACACCACTGGAGTTCCTGCCATGATCGGAGCAATGATGATGCTCACCGGAAAATGGACAGGCAAAGGAGTGTTCAACATGGAACAGCTTGACCCTGATCCTTTCATGGAAGCACTGAACAAACACGGCCTGCCATGGGTAGAAGTGGAACTATAG
- a CDS encoding SPOR domain-containing protein, whose product MAKTKTKILLYVSVAGLIISLVITILLVGMLLSENMGATQNATISQVKEQVAPSRQPVGNSTALPVIVHPKSETNSTAATNSSSVKKTNALTLQVGSYLSLNSAEKEAARVAGFGFKAEVHIQEKSPPVYVVWTGNFTNMAAADAEAKRLQQQGKIAASIVPVDKAALVEGKAGTPLWLAQVGSFLTKRSAGTEVVRLGKEGMKASVVPLYDKKGRLWYAVILGAFPEKAKAKTACTAFKEKINGECIVYPIDKGVFEERKAGVKE is encoded by the coding sequence ATGGCTAAGACCAAAACGAAAATTCTTCTTTATGTCTCCGTAGCAGGACTGATTATATCTTTAGTTATAACAATCCTGTTGGTAGGAATGCTCCTGTCTGAGAACATGGGGGCCACGCAGAATGCAACTATATCCCAAGTGAAGGAGCAGGTTGCACCATCACGGCAGCCAGTCGGCAACTCCACAGCTTTGCCTGTCATTGTCCATCCAAAAAGTGAGACAAACAGCACCGCCGCAACAAACAGTTCCTCCGTAAAAAAAACTAATGCGTTAACTCTGCAGGTTGGATCATATCTCAGCCTGAATTCAGCAGAAAAAGAGGCTGCACGTGTTGCCGGATTTGGATTTAAGGCGGAAGTACATATTCAGGAGAAATCTCCGCCAGTCTATGTTGTGTGGACCGGAAATTTTACCAATATGGCAGCAGCCGATGCCGAGGCAAAACGCCTTCAACAACAGGGTAAAATAGCAGCCTCAATTGTGCCGGTTGATAAAGCGGCTCTTGTTGAGGGGAAAGCAGGTACTCCACTTTGGCTGGCACAGGTCGGATCGTTCCTCACCAAGCGTTCTGCGGGAACTGAGGTTGTTCGGCTGGGAAAAGAGGGAATGAAAGCAAGTGTCGTTCCGCTTTATGATAAAAAAGGTAGGCTATGGTACGCAGTGATTCTAGGAGCTTTTCCTGAGAAAGCAAAAGCGAAGACAGCATGTACTGCATTTAAAGAAAAGATAAATGGGGAATGTATTGTTTATCCTATTGATAAGGGGGTGTTCGAAGAACGTAAGGCTGGGGTGAAGGAATAA
- the nspC gene encoding carboxynorspermidine decarboxylase, with product MDGHTEFRFSPSEVETPSYVIDEGLLKNNLEVLSSIKEQTGCKILLALKCFAMFSTFPLLSAKLDGVCASSPHEARLGREEFGREVHTFAAAYSENDILDLCQTSDHIVFNSFDQLDKFRHLIKDLASTQNREIELAVRINPEHSEGATPIYDPCSPGSRLGIRRAHFDPDNLEGVTGLHWHNLCEQNSDCLERTIRAVEKKFSDILPHMRYVNFGGGHHITRPDYDRNLLVKLITEFKKKWDVEVYLEPGEAVALNTGYLVSKVLDVTQADMPIVIMDSAVPCHMPDVIEMPYRPHIVGSGEAGEKTWTCRIGGPSCLAGDIAGEYSFDDPLKAGDTLVFTDMAIYSMVKTNTFNGIQLPSITLYKPELDEITIVRRFGYEDFKNRLS from the coding sequence GTGGACGGACACACAGAATTCCGCTTCAGTCCTTCTGAAGTGGAAACCCCATCATATGTAATCGACGAGGGCCTCCTGAAAAACAATCTGGAGGTCCTCTCCTCTATCAAAGAACAAACCGGCTGCAAGATCCTTCTTGCTCTAAAATGCTTCGCCATGTTCAGCACATTTCCGTTACTATCCGCAAAGCTGGACGGAGTATGTGCAAGTTCACCACACGAAGCAAGACTCGGACGTGAAGAATTCGGCCGCGAAGTCCATACTTTTGCCGCCGCATATTCTGAAAATGATATCCTAGATTTGTGCCAGACAAGTGATCACATAGTTTTCAATTCTTTTGATCAACTTGATAAATTCCGGCATCTTATAAAGGATCTGGCATCTACGCAAAATCGTGAAATTGAGCTTGCAGTCCGCATCAATCCGGAGCATTCTGAAGGTGCGACACCGATATATGATCCATGTTCACCAGGTTCTCGTCTCGGTATCCGCAGAGCTCACTTTGATCCAGACAACCTCGAAGGAGTGACCGGGCTGCACTGGCACAATCTATGTGAACAGAACTCTGACTGTCTGGAAAGAACCATCCGAGCTGTAGAAAAAAAATTTTCCGATATTCTGCCGCATATGCGCTACGTCAACTTCGGCGGAGGTCATCACATAACAAGACCGGACTATGATAGGAATCTGCTGGTAAAACTCATCACCGAATTTAAAAAGAAATGGGATGTTGAAGTTTATCTGGAACCTGGTGAAGCAGTAGCTTTAAATACAGGATATCTTGTTTCAAAAGTGCTAGATGTGACGCAGGCAGATATGCCCATAGTCATTATGGATTCAGCGGTTCCGTGCCATATGCCGGATGTAATCGAAATGCCGTACCGTCCGCATATTGTCGGATCAGGTGAAGCGGGTGAAAAAACTTGGACTTGCAGAATAGGCGGCCCTTCCTGTCTGGCAGGAGATATTGCTGGAGAATACTCTTTTGATGATCCTCTTAAAGCTGGAGACACTCTGGTTTTCACAGATATGGCTATCTATTCAATGGTTAAGACGAATACCTTCAATGGTATTCAGTTACCTTCAATAACCCTCTACAAGCCTGAATTAGACGAAATAACAATTGTCCGTCGATTCGGCTATGAAGACTTTAAAAATCGCCTGTCATAG